In Pleurocapsa sp. PCC 7319, the following are encoded in one genomic region:
- a CDS encoding carbonic anhydrase: protein MINNSPIARRKLLKLGAVALGTGVVTKVTVSKANPASRKETVIALGELGEDATPDEVLEELLAGNKRFIENKPEAPNQTYVRLKEVSSEQKPLVSIMGCSDSRVPLAVIFDRGIGDLFVVRDAGNIATPEEIGSLEYGAAVLNTPLLMVLGHEKCGAVKAALENKPLPGQIGSIVAAIQPAIDRANKNDSEEFYTETIKNNVKLQIEKLNGSPLLHDLVEQGKLKIVGAYYSLKTGEVSILT from the coding sequence ATGATAAATAATTCCCCAATAGCAAGAAGAAAATTACTCAAACTTGGTGCGGTTGCTCTGGGAACAGGAGTAGTAACCAAAGTAACAGTTTCTAAGGCTAATCCTGCTAGTCGCAAGGAAACAGTTATTGCTCTTGGCGAACTTGGCGAAGATGCTACCCCAGATGAAGTTTTAGAGGAATTGTTAGCAGGAAATAAAAGATTTATTGAAAATAAACCGGAAGCTCCAAATCAAACCTACGTGAGGTTAAAAGAAGTTTCAAGTGAACAAAAGCCCTTAGTATCTATTATGGGTTGTTCTGATTCCAGAGTTCCTCTTGCTGTTATTTTTGATCGAGGAATCGGAGATTTATTTGTTGTTCGTGATGCAGGTAATATTGCCACGCCTGAGGAAATTGGTAGCCTTGAATATGGTGCAGCAGTATTAAATACTCCATTGTTAATGGTTCTCGGTCACGAAAAATGTGGAGCAGTTAAGGCTGCATTAGAAAATAAACCTCTTCCAGGTCAAATAGGGAGTATTGTAGCCGCAATTCAGCCTGCGATCGACAGAGCCAATAAAAACGACTCGGAAGAATTCTATACCGAGACTATTAAAAATAATGTTAAGTTACAAATTGAAAAACTCAATGGATCTCCATTACTTCACGACCTAGTTGAGCAAGGAAAACTGAAGATTGTTGGCGCTTACTATAGTTTAAAAACTGGAGAAGTGAGCATTCTAACTTAA
- a CDS encoding pentapeptide repeat-containing protein: MKAIKLLSQYRQGKLNFQGASLHSAHLKAADLTRINLTRADLSHADLSNTDLSGACLQQANLTNSNLSNSSLVGANLSEVNLIAADLENADLRGADLSGADLRCANLHKADLCSANLTDVDFSGTDLTSADLTDAKLAGTDISVAETKGANLSAASWEQCERKQESTSHHWVTWSGR, encoded by the coding sequence ATGAAAGCGATAAAATTACTTAGTCAATACAGACAAGGAAAATTAAATTTTCAAGGTGCTAGTCTACATTCTGCTCATCTAAAAGCTGCTGATCTCACCCGAATCAATCTCACTCGAGCCGATTTAAGTCATGCTGACTTGAGTAATACTGATTTAAGCGGTGCTTGTTTACAACAGGCTAATTTGACCAACTCTAATTTAAGTAATTCTAGTTTGGTAGGAGCAAACTTGTCTGAAGTTAATTTAATTGCTGCAGACTTGGAAAACGCCGATCTTAGAGGTGCAGATTTGAGTGGTGCAGATTTGCGTTGTGCTAACTTACATAAGGCAGATTTATGTAGCGCTAATCTAACTGATGTTGACTTCAGTGGTACAGATTTGACCAGCGCTGATTTGACCGATGCTAAATTAGCTGGTACCGATATTTCCGTAGCTGAGACTAAGGGAGCAAATCTGAGTGCAGCCAGCTGGGAGCAATGTGAAAGAAAACAAGAAAGTACTTCTCATCATTGGGTTACTTGGTCTGGAAGGTAA
- a CDS encoding RRXRR domain-containing protein — MQKQPTIRVPVLSPLGKKLMPTTSARARKWITAGKAKPVWNDLNIFCVQLLVEPSGTETQEIVVSIDPGKLFSGVAAASKKAVLFTAHLVLPFKRVIARKQAQKLLRRARRGRRINRNIPFAQRAHHQKRFNNRRGNKLPPSIRANRQLELRVVKELVKLFPVTSIVYEYVKAKGNKGFSPVMVGQVWMLEQLSNIARQSVAGVPPVKGTVEGASTHNLEGWKTSILRKQLGLEKNKDDKSVQDVTTHANDAIALCASRFMQYKAFHTANSHGRHWVGSIQLTDAPFKVIARPQLYRRQLHFENPSKGGNRKRKGGTVTLFGFRSGDLVVATKGKKTVKGYIGGYSEVNKVVSIYDHNWKRYGQFSISKTNLLRRSNGLCVA, encoded by the coding sequence ATGCAAAAACAGCCAACGATTCGAGTACCAGTACTATCACCATTAGGTAAAAAGCTTATGCCGACAACCTCAGCACGAGCAAGAAAGTGGATTACTGCGGGTAAAGCAAAACCAGTTTGGAACGATCTAAATATTTTTTGCGTTCAGCTACTTGTAGAACCAAGTGGTACTGAAACTCAAGAAATTGTAGTATCTATCGATCCTGGAAAACTATTTTCTGGAGTAGCAGCAGCTAGTAAAAAAGCTGTACTGTTTACTGCTCATTTGGTTTTACCATTTAAGCGTGTCATTGCCAGAAAGCAAGCTCAGAAGCTTCTTCGTCGAGCAAGAAGAGGAAGACGCATTAATCGTAATATTCCTTTTGCTCAAAGGGCGCACCATCAAAAGAGATTCAATAATCGTAGAGGCAATAAATTACCTCCAAGTATTAGAGCCAATCGTCAACTAGAACTTAGGGTAGTTAAAGAGTTAGTCAAACTTTTTCCTGTTACCAGCATTGTTTATGAATACGTCAAAGCTAAAGGTAACAAAGGTTTTAGTCCAGTTATGGTAGGTCAGGTTTGGATGTTAGAGCAACTATCTAATATTGCGAGACAGTCCGTTGCGGGGGTTCCCCCCGTTAAAGGAACTGTCGAGGGTGCCTCCACTCATAACCTAGAAGGCTGGAAAACTAGCATTTTAAGGAAGCAATTAGGACTAGAAAAGAATAAAGATGATAAGTCAGTTCAAGACGTAACTACTCATGCCAATGATGCCATTGCCTTATGTGCTAGTAGATTTATGCAGTACAAGGCTTTTCACACTGCTAACAGTCATGGTCGTCATTGGGTCGGTTCAATTCAGCTCACTGATGCTCCATTCAAGGTAATAGCTCGTCCTCAACTATATCGAAGACAATTGCACTTTGAGAATCCTAGTAAAGGAGGAAACAGAAAACGTAAAGGCGGAACTGTTACCCTGTTTGGCTTTAGAAGTGGTGATTTAGTAGTTGCTACCAAAGGAAAAAAGACAGTAAAAGGCTATATTGGTGGCTATTCAGAAGTAAACAAAGTTGTCAGTATTTATGACCACAACTGGAAAAGATACGGTCAGTTTTCTATTTCAAAAACAAATTTATTAAGAAGGAGTAATGGACTATGTGTTGCTTAA
- a CDS encoding PadR family transcriptional regulator produces the protein MAQGNRDDPLNLTLTEESILNTLLFRERYGLEIMNAIAQASNGKKKIGFSSLYPNLRKLEKRGFVTSRWGDETPEENTGARRRYYKITGSGIAAVNQKQEFLNTLQHFTPALGDL, from the coding sequence ATGGCTCAAGGCAATAGAGACGATCCGCTGAATTTAACTTTGACAGAAGAAAGTATTCTCAATACTTTATTATTTCGGGAAAGATATGGCTTAGAGATCATGAATGCGATCGCTCAAGCTAGTAATGGCAAGAAAAAAATTGGCTTCAGTTCCCTTTATCCGAACTTACGTAAATTAGAAAAACGTGGATTTGTGACCTCCCGTTGGGGTGATGAAACTCCCGAAGAAAACACTGGTGCCCGACGACGTTACTACAAAATTACTGGCTCTGGGATTGCAGCAGTAAATCAAAAGCAAGAATTTCTGAACACTTTACAGCATTTCACACCAGCACTAGGAGACCTTTAA
- a CDS encoding CBS domain-containing protein: protein MSKTVADIMTTDPISVSPETSLQEAIQILADKKISGLPVVDEQGKLIGIISETDLTWQATGVEPPPYIMFLDSVIYLQNPAKHNQEVHKALGQTVGEAMSDRPISIQSDKLVREAARIMHEKKVRRLPVVDAQSQLIGIITQGDVIRMMAAE, encoded by the coding sequence ATGAGCAAAACCGTCGCTGATATTATGACTACCGATCCAATTTCGGTATCTCCCGAAACATCGCTACAAGAAGCAATTCAAATTTTAGCAGACAAGAAAATAAGTGGATTACCCGTTGTTGATGAGCAGGGAAAATTAATCGGCATAATTTCTGAAACTGATTTAACCTGGCAAGCTACAGGCGTAGAACCCCCACCTTATATTATGTTTCTCGATAGTGTAATTTATCTCCAGAATCCAGCCAAACATAATCAAGAAGTACATAAAGCCCTGGGGCAAACTGTTGGTGAGGCTATGAGCGACCGCCCTATAAGCATTCAGAGCGATAAGCTAGTTCGAGAAGCTGCCAGAATTATGCATGAAAAGAAAGTACGTCGCTTACCAGTAGTAGATGCTCAATCTCAGCTAATCGGTATCATTACTCAGGGTGATGTAATACGGATGATGGCAGCAGAATAA
- the nblB gene encoding phycobilisome degradation protein NblB, which produces MSITPESIKELLNSEDFGERIRGLNQLRQIEPETAFTMVQPMITDKNTRVRYAAVSQLDTLGQANKTVSLEMLRDRLFNDPEPDVQAAAADAIGGLKLVEAFDDLANMYHDSSEWLVQFSIIAALGELGAPRGFELLEEALNSDNNLLQTAAIGSMGELGDTRAIPLLANFADNDDWQIRYRLVQALGKLGGNEAKAIIAKLVEDDSEQVAQEAKNNL; this is translated from the coding sequence ATGAGTATTACACCAGAATCAATCAAAGAGTTACTAAATTCCGAAGACTTTGGAGAACGTATTAGGGGGTTAAATCAACTGCGTCAAATTGAACCAGAAACTGCGTTTACTATGGTGCAACCAATGATTACTGATAAAAATACTCGCGTGCGCTACGCAGCAGTCAGTCAGTTAGATACCTTGGGACAAGCTAATAAAACCGTTTCTCTAGAAATGTTACGCGATCGCTTATTTAACGATCCAGAACCTGATGTCCAAGCAGCGGCAGCAGACGCGATCGGTGGTTTAAAACTGGTTGAAGCTTTTGATGATTTAGCCAATATGTATCATGATAGTTCGGAGTGGCTGGTACAGTTTAGTATTATTGCGGCTTTGGGAGAATTAGGTGCGCCTCGGGGATTTGAACTATTAGAAGAAGCCCTCAATTCTGATAACAATCTATTGCAGACGGCAGCGATTGGCTCCATGGGTGAGTTGGGTGATACTCGCGCTATTCCTTTATTGGCTAACTTTGCCGATAATGATGATTGGCAAATACGTTACCGCTTGGTTCAGGCTCTTGGTAAATTAGGGGGTAATGAAGCTAAAGCAATAATTGCTAAGTTAGTAGAAGATGACTCTGAACAAGTAGCTCAAGAAGCGAAAAACAACCTCTAA
- a CDS encoding tetratricopeptide repeat protein, producing the protein MLFKLLNLASVNLIALVIFLIPTLAKTESSLAIAQTNQLELNNLLLKGKQYVEEQNFDKALENYEYAATLDQNNPQIFSGIGYVQTLRKDYNAAAAAYQQAIALAPDNPKLYYALGYSLGNAGKNLLAAKAYEKAIELEPDNIQNHLGLGVVLLRAKKFEPAIDTYYRILALAPDNVQAHKIITGILVEQQRYTEAIKLLKSAIEKYPHLAELQLQLANALLYQGNEAEAIQILELAKENDPQNHLIYLQTADILYQKKNLDGALAEYQQATRLRSDSAVAVEGMGKIHLAKQDYFQAILAFRRLTEISPNNPAGYHNLGIALKARNRNQEAVTAFNQALKLYKRAGNTQKANKVAVLIEEVNNQL; encoded by the coding sequence ATGCTTTTTAAACTTTTGAACCTCGCATCGGTTAATTTGATCGCTTTAGTAATTTTTCTCATTCCCACATTAGCTAAGACAGAATCTTCTTTAGCGATCGCTCAGACTAATCAGTTAGAACTCAATAACCTGCTGCTCAAAGGAAAACAATATGTAGAAGAACAAAATTTTGACAAAGCTCTAGAAAATTATGAATATGCAGCAACGCTAGATCAAAACAATCCGCAAATTTTTTCTGGAATTGGCTATGTGCAAACCCTAAGAAAAGACTATAATGCGGCGGCGGCGGCTTATCAACAGGCGATCGCTTTAGCCCCAGATAATCCTAAGCTCTATTATGCTTTGGGTTACAGTTTGGGTAATGCGGGAAAAAACCTGCTAGCAGCTAAGGCTTATGAGAAAGCAATTGAGCTAGAACCAGATAATATTCAAAATCATCTTGGTTTGGGAGTAGTGCTACTGCGAGCCAAAAAGTTTGAGCCAGCAATTGATACTTATTATCGCATTCTGGCCTTAGCTCCCGATAATGTGCAAGCTCATAAGATTATTACTGGTATTTTAGTTGAACAACAGCGTTACACTGAAGCGATTAAGCTACTAAAATCAGCCATAGAAAAATATCCCCATTTAGCAGAGTTACAGCTACAATTAGCAAATGCTCTTCTATACCAGGGTAATGAGGCTGAAGCGATACAGATATTAGAATTAGCTAAAGAAAACGATCCTCAAAATCATTTAATTTATCTGCAAACTGCAGATATTTTATATCAAAAGAAAAATCTAGATGGAGCTTTGGCTGAATATCAACAAGCCACTAGGCTTAGATCAGATTCTGCCGTAGCAGTTGAAGGTATGGGCAAAATCCATTTAGCCAAACAAGATTATTTTCAAGCTATTCTCGCCTTTCGCCGTCTAACCGAAATATCTCCTAATAATCCTGCTGGATATCACAACTTAGGTATCGCTTTAAAAGCCAGAAATAGAAATCAAGAGGCAGTAACGGCTTTTAATCAAGCCCTAAAACTATATAAAAGGGCAGGAAATACGCAAAAAGCCAATAAAGTAGCTGTACTTATTGAAGAAGTCAATAATCAACTTTGA
- a CDS encoding response regulator transcription factor yields MIRLLLVDDQELVCQGLQAMLNLESDLEVVGIANNGQTAIQKVETLKPEVVLMDIRMPIMDGREATRIICQKFPETKVLVVSTFDEDDYIAQSIKAGAKGYLLKDMPVEELAQAVRLVYRGYTQMGPGLMEKMLDGILDSSATETESAKPELTELTPREVEVLNLIGTGCTNREIAHELYIAEGTVKTHVTHILNRLNLRNRAQIAIYANSGR; encoded by the coding sequence ATGATTCGCCTTTTACTAGTAGACGATCAAGAATTAGTTTGCCAGGGATTACAGGCAATGTTAAATCTGGAGTCAGATTTAGAAGTTGTAGGAATTGCTAATAATGGTCAAACCGCTATTCAAAAAGTAGAAACTCTCAAACCAGAAGTAGTCTTGATGGATATCAGGATGCCCATAATGGATGGAAGAGAGGCAACCAGAATTATTTGCCAAAAGTTTCCTGAGACCAAAGTTTTAGTTGTCAGCACCTTTGATGAAGATGACTATATTGCTCAATCAATAAAAGCAGGAGCCAAAGGATATTTACTTAAGGATATGCCTGTGGAAGAGTTAGCACAGGCAGTTCGTTTAGTTTATCGTGGATATACACAGATGGGACCAGGATTAATGGAAAAAATGCTTGATGGCATTTTAGACTCTAGCGCCACCGAAACTGAATCCGCCAAACCTGAGCTAACAGAATTAACTCCCAGGGAAGTAGAAGTTTTAAATTTAATTGGTACTGGTTGTACTAACCGTGAAATTGCCCATGAACTATATATAGCTGAAGGAACAGTCAAAACTCATGTTACCCATATCCTCAATCGGCTAAATCTCCGCAATCGCGCACAGATAGCTATCTATGCTAATTCTGGAAGGTAG
- a CDS encoding HlyD family secretion protein, with the protein MHTNSNPKFLPSIQQDEFLPPISRWTRFGGLFIVAVVALAFPVASVTKYRETVKTQALVRPDGELRLAQAATEGQIMQIAVKGNQIVKRGDVIATVDDSQLQNQKSQLQDSIQQLRLQLVQINAQIKALDSQIVAESDRIKGNVDAAMAESDRIQREYQDKQITTQAEVQENESNLKATEAALSAAQAKLNRYRSAAKEGAISRDQLQEVQLAVHQQQQAVAAAKATLTRAQTALNPSDAEVAIATSRIAEAQANGKTSLANLKKEREALIQQKIEINKQLEQDALQLKQVKTDLKQTKITATTDGIISKLNLRNPGQTVRPGEEIAQIAPSNTKLVVQASVPAKDIGKLEKGQIAKMRVSACPYSDYGTLEGKVTAIAPDAAFPETGNNPSTNNTPSQQTGIAFYEVTIEPNNLALGKEDKQCNVQLGMEGQTDIITKEETVLQFLLRKARLTTNL; encoded by the coding sequence ATGCACACTAACTCTAATCCTAAATTTCTACCCTCAATTCAACAAGACGAATTTTTACCTCCTATTAGTCGTTGGACCAGGTTTGGGGGACTATTTATCGTTGCTGTTGTGGCTCTGGCGTTTCCGGTTGCTTCCGTGACTAAATATAGAGAAACAGTTAAAACTCAAGCACTTGTTCGTCCTGATGGCGAATTACGTCTAGCTCAAGCTGCTACTGAAGGACAAATAATGCAGATTGCAGTTAAAGGTAATCAAATTGTTAAACGAGGTGATGTGATTGCCACTGTCGATGATTCTCAGTTACAAAACCAAAAAAGTCAATTACAGGACAGTATTCAACAGTTAAGATTACAGTTAGTCCAAATTAACGCCCAAATTAAAGCCCTCGATAGCCAAATTGTAGCCGAAAGCGATCGCATTAAGGGGAATGTAGACGCTGCAATGGCCGAAAGCGATCGCATTCAAAGAGAATATCAAGATAAACAAATTACAACTCAAGCCGAAGTTCAAGAAAATGAATCAAACTTAAAAGCAACCGAAGCAGCTTTAAGTGCCGCCCAAGCCAAACTGAATCGTTATCGTAGTGCAGCTAAAGAAGGAGCTATTTCTCGCGATCAATTACAAGAAGTACAACTAGCAGTGCACCAACAACAGCAGGCAGTTGCTGCCGCCAAGGCTACCTTAACTCGCGCTCAAACTGCTCTTAATCCCAGTGATGCCGAAGTAGCGATCGCCACTTCCCGAATTGCCGAAGCCCAAGCCAACGGTAAGACTAGTCTGGCTAATTTAAAGAAAGAAAGAGAAGCTCTGATCCAACAAAAAATTGAAATAAATAAGCAGTTAGAGCAAGATGCCCTGCAACTAAAACAAGTTAAAACCGATCTCAAACAAACTAAGATTACTGCTACAACTGACGGTATCATTTCCAAGCTAAATCTGCGTAATCCAGGTCAGACCGTACGCCCTGGGGAAGAAATCGCCCAAATAGCTCCAAGTAACACCAAACTAGTTGTCCAAGCTTCAGTTCCCGCCAAAGATATAGGTAAGCTGGAAAAAGGTCAAATAGCCAAAATGCGAGTATCAGCTTGCCCCTACTCCGATTACGGCACTCTCGAAGGAAAAGTTACAGCTATTGCTCCTGATGCGGCTTTTCCTGAAACAGGTAATAATCCCTCGACAAATAATACTCCTAGTCAGCAGACTGGTATTGCATTCTATGAAGTTACCATTGAGCCAAATAATCTTGCTTTAGGTAAAGAGGATAAGCAATGTAACGTTCAATTGGGCATGGAAGGACAAACCGACATCATTACTAAAGAAGAGACTGTACTACAATTTTTGCTGAGAAAAGCCAGATTAACTACCAACTTATAA
- a CDS encoding peptidase domain-containing ABC transporter, whose amino-acid sequence MKHPIVLQHSEEDCGAACLATVAKYYGRTFAISRIREAVGTGARGTTLLGLSRGAEAFGFNARQVKATSEIMDRLSEVPLPAVIHWKGYHWVVLYGKKGKKYLVADPGVGIRHLTRRELTVGWGNGVMLLLTPDDSRFYEQEDDKIGGFGRYLKRVLPYRGILAQAIAINFAVGLLSLASPIMMQLLTDDVLVRGDTQLLATVAIAVILMNVFRSVVSLVQSHLIGHFGQKLQLGLILEYGRKLLHLPLSYFEGRRSGEVVSRIADVGAINRLVSQIVLGLPSQFFIAVVSLAVMLSYSWQLSLGSIAAFIIVTLVNLLFLPALRQKTRNQIVLGTENQGFLVETFRGVQILKTTQATPQAWQEYQGNYGRLANLGWSTMKLGLYSGTITKLLSTFTSIGLLWLGSYLVIQGELSIGQLLAYNGMSGNFLGFLGSAIGLVDEFITAQVVIQRLTEVIDATPEDENDFKKPWAELPSDTDIICDRLNFHHAGRVDLLDDFSLTIPGGQSVALIGQSGCGKSTLAKLIAGLYSVQSGNIRYGIYNQQDLSLECLRQQVVLVPQEPHFWSRSIVDNFRFSYPHVTFEQIVKACQIAGADEFISELPDKYQTVLGEFGANLSGGQKQRLAIARAIVTDPPILILDESTGALDPVSEAKVLEQLLSFRQGNTTILISHRPRVIARADWIVMLEKGKLKVQGTPEELHSLAGDHLDFLDGFIPSQRSLRVIK is encoded by the coding sequence ATGAAACACCCAATTGTATTACAACATAGTGAGGAAGACTGCGGGGCTGCATGCCTTGCGACCGTGGCTAAATATTATGGACGTACCTTTGCTATCAGTCGAATCAGAGAAGCAGTTGGCACGGGTGCTAGAGGCACTACCCTATTGGGTTTGAGTCGAGGTGCAGAAGCTTTTGGTTTTAATGCTCGTCAAGTTAAAGCCACCTCCGAGATTATGGATCGCTTATCTGAAGTTCCTTTACCAGCGGTAATTCATTGGAAAGGCTATCATTGGGTGGTTTTATACGGTAAGAAAGGGAAAAAATACCTTGTTGCTGACCCTGGCGTTGGTATTCGCCATCTAACCCGACGAGAATTAACTGTTGGTTGGGGTAATGGAGTCATGTTGTTATTGACTCCCGATGATAGTCGCTTTTATGAACAGGAAGATGACAAGATAGGAGGTTTTGGACGTTATCTCAAACGAGTATTACCCTATCGCGGGATTTTAGCCCAGGCGATCGCGATTAATTTTGCTGTCGGCTTGCTTTCTTTAGCATCGCCAATCATGATGCAATTGCTGACAGATGATGTTTTGGTTAGAGGAGATACTCAACTTCTAGCGACAGTGGCGATCGCTGTTATCCTGATGAACGTCTTTAGAAGTGTGGTGAGTTTAGTTCAATCTCATCTTATTGGTCACTTTGGGCAAAAATTGCAATTAGGATTAATTTTAGAATATGGACGAAAACTGCTCCATTTACCTCTATCTTATTTTGAAGGTCGACGCAGTGGGGAAGTAGTCAGTCGAATCGCTGATGTCGGTGCAATTAATCGATTAGTATCCCAAATTGTTTTGGGTTTACCTAGTCAATTTTTTATCGCCGTGGTGTCCTTGGCAGTGATGTTGTCTTATAGTTGGCAGCTTAGTTTAGGTTCCATTGCCGCTTTTATTATAGTTACTCTGGTTAATTTATTATTTTTACCTGCCTTACGACAAAAAACTCGTAATCAAATTGTTTTAGGCACGGAAAACCAGGGCTTTCTGGTGGAAACCTTTCGTGGGGTACAGATTCTCAAAACTACTCAAGCTACACCCCAAGCTTGGCAAGAGTACCAAGGTAATTATGGTCGCTTAGCTAATCTGGGTTGGAGTACTATGAAACTCGGTCTTTACAGTGGCACAATTACCAAGCTGTTATCTACTTTCACTTCCATTGGTTTACTCTGGTTAGGTAGTTATCTGGTTATTCAGGGCGAGCTTAGTATTGGTCAATTGCTCGCCTATAACGGCATGAGTGGTAATTTTCTGGGATTTTTAGGTAGTGCCATTGGATTAGTGGATGAATTTATTACCGCACAAGTAGTTATTCAACGCTTAACCGAAGTAATTGATGCTACCCCCGAAGATGAAAATGACTTTAAAAAACCTTGGGCAGAACTCCCTTCAGATACTGATATTATCTGCGATCGTTTGAACTTTCATCATGCAGGAAGAGTAGATTTACTCGACGACTTTTCCTTAACTATTCCTGGTGGTCAAAGTGTAGCTTTAATCGGTCAATCTGGTTGTGGAAAAAGCACTCTTGCCAAGTTAATTGCTGGTTTGTATTCAGTTCAATCAGGCAATATTCGTTACGGTATTTATAATCAACAAGACCTTTCTTTGGAATGTTTGCGTCAACAAGTTGTACTTGTACCTCAAGAACCCCACTTTTGGAGTCGCTCCATTGTTGATAACTTCCGCTTCAGTTATCCTCACGTCACTTTTGAGCAAATTGTTAAAGCCTGTCAAATCGCTGGTGCGGACGAATTTATCAGTGAATTACCCGATAAATATCAAACCGTGTTAGGAGAATTCGGAGCCAATCTCTCTGGTGGTCAAAAACAACGACTGGCGATCGCTAGAGCTATTGTCACCGATCCACCGATCCTAATTTTAGATGAATCTACTGGCGCACTCGATCCAGTTAGTGAAGCCAAAGTTTTAGAACAATTATTATCCTTTCGTCAGGGCAATACTACTATTCTGATTAGTCATCGCCCTCGTGTAATTGCCCGTGCTGATTGGATTGTCATGCTAGAGAAAGGAAAGTTAAAAGTTCAAGGTACTCCCGAAGAATTACACTCTTTAGCTGGCGATCATTTAGATTTTCTCGACGGCTTTATTCCTTCTCAGAGAAGCTTACGCGTGATCAAATAA
- a CDS encoding beta/gamma crystallin-related protein produces MHKINNQTKSLHNIELFQDITSEAAEAYSGGSTVNGLADVTLFSEPGRGGVSLKTNEKIEDLSDFDFDNLTQSITVENGQTWRFYEDPNFEGDYIEVGPFTTTSAGDLAMEISSLQAIS; encoded by the coding sequence ATGCATAAAATCAACAATCAGACCAAATCTCTCCATAACATCGAATTATTTCAAGATATTACTTCTGAAGCTGCTGAAGCCTATTCTGGAGGAAGTACAGTTAATGGTCTTGCCGATGTGACTTTATTTTCTGAACCAGGTCGAGGAGGAGTTAGCCTTAAAACTAATGAAAAAATAGAAGATTTAAGTGATTTCGATTTTGACAACTTGACCCAATCTATTACTGTTGAAAATGGTCAGACTTGGAGATTCTACGAAGATCCCAATTTTGAGGGAGACTACATTGAAGTAGGACCATTTACGACTACAAGTGCTGGCGATTTAGCAATGGAAATCTCTTCTTTACAAGCCATAAGCTAG